In a single window of the Bradyrhizobium erythrophlei genome:
- a CDS encoding ABC transporter substrate-binding protein encodes MSIKFGFAAACVVTSLLVSPALAADEPGVTATEIKVGGIFPFSGPASSIGLVGKGVVAYVQSINDRGGINGRKINYIAMDDAYSPPKAVEHARKLIESDEVSFIFSQLGTPGNSATAKYLKGKGVPSIAIVSGSSKFTDIVEYPLTTTGLVSYQTEGRIYAKFLDNALPGAKYAILFQNDDLGKDYVSAFKSFLKGEFDKRVVTAAYDVTEPTVDSQVVNLKSSGAEALFIAGTPKFAAQAIRKAAEIGWKAKIIINFPSGSIGGTLKPAGLENSTGVIVGTINKDPTDAKWNDDEGVRAYKAFFAKYLQGADFENTSYLTGYMQGMILEAILKQCGNDLSRKNIVKQAKSLSHVVLPTAFPGIEVNTSGSSNMIWSQMQLQRWSGSSWAPFGGVLDASSE; translated from the coding sequence ATGAGTATCAAATTCGGCTTCGCAGCCGCGTGTGTGGTTACATCGCTGCTCGTATCGCCCGCGCTGGCTGCCGACGAACCAGGCGTGACCGCGACGGAAATCAAGGTCGGCGGGATATTCCCGTTCAGCGGTCCTGCGTCGTCGATCGGCCTGGTTGGCAAAGGTGTGGTGGCCTATGTGCAGTCGATCAATGACCGCGGCGGTATCAACGGCCGCAAGATAAACTACATCGCGATGGACGATGCCTACAGTCCGCCAAAAGCGGTAGAGCACGCCCGCAAGCTGATCGAAAGCGATGAGGTATCATTCATCTTCAGCCAACTCGGCACCCCCGGCAATTCGGCGACGGCCAAATACCTCAAAGGCAAGGGCGTTCCATCGATCGCGATCGTCAGTGGTTCCAGCAAATTCACTGACATCGTCGAATATCCGCTGACAACGACCGGTCTGGTAAGTTACCAGACCGAAGGAAGAATTTACGCCAAATTCCTCGACAATGCGTTGCCCGGAGCAAAATACGCGATTCTCTTTCAGAACGACGACCTCGGCAAGGATTACGTCAGCGCCTTCAAATCGTTCTTGAAGGGGGAGTTCGACAAGCGCGTTGTCACTGCAGCCTATGATGTGACCGAGCCAACCGTGGACTCCCAGGTCGTCAATCTCAAGAGCTCGGGCGCCGAGGCACTGTTTATTGCAGGCACGCCGAAATTCGCCGCGCAGGCCATCCGAAAGGCGGCCGAGATCGGCTGGAAGGCCAAGATCATCATCAACTTTCCGTCGGGTTCGATCGGCGGCACGTTGAAGCCTGCCGGTCTGGAGAATTCCACTGGCGTCATCGTCGGTACCATTAACAAGGACCCGACCGATGCGAAGTGGAACGACGATGAAGGCGTGCGGGCTTACAAGGCGTTCTTTGCCAAGTACCTGCAGGGCGCTGACTTCGAGAATACCAGCTATCTCACCGGCTATATGCAGGGCATGATCCTTGAAGCGATACTAAAGCAGTGTGGCAACGACCTTTCGCGAAAAAACATCGTCAAGCAGGCGAAGTCGCTAAGTCATGTCGTGCTCCCCACGGCGTTTCCGGGCATCGAGGTGAATACCAGCGGGTCCAGCAACATGATCTGGAGCCAGATGCAGTTGCAGCGGTGGAGCGGCAGCAGCTGGGCACCGTTCGGCGGGGTTTTGGATGCCAGTTCCGAATGA
- a CDS encoding NAD(P)H-dependent flavin oxidoreductase, protein MKTAITELFGIQHPIIQGGMHYVGFAEMAAAVSNAGGFGIITGLTQKTPELLAREIARCRDMTDKPFGVNLTFLPSFTAPPYPEYIAAIREGGVKAVETAGRSPEQYMPALKAAGIKVIHKCTSVRHSLKAEKIGCDAVSVDGFECGGHPGEDDIPNMILLPRAADELKIPFVASGGMADARSLVAALSMGAAGMNMGTRFIATKEAPVHSNVKKALVEASELDTVLVMRAFRNTERVLKNKGVDHLLEIERERGASLKIEDIHEQVAGVYPKVMIDGEMDAGAWSCGMVAGLIYDIPTVKELIDRIMADAERLIRERLAGFLDGVEQSKEMKVV, encoded by the coding sequence GTGAAGACAGCAATCACTGAACTGTTCGGCATCCAGCATCCGATTATCCAGGGCGGCATGCATTATGTCGGCTTCGCCGAGATGGCCGCGGCCGTGTCGAATGCCGGCGGTTTCGGCATCATCACCGGACTGACCCAGAAGACGCCGGAGCTCTTGGCCAGGGAAATCGCCCGCTGCCGGGACATGACCGACAAGCCGTTCGGCGTGAACCTCACCTTCCTGCCGAGCTTCACCGCGCCGCCCTATCCGGAATATATCGCCGCGATCAGGGAAGGCGGCGTCAAGGCGGTGGAGACTGCCGGCCGCAGCCCCGAGCAGTATATGCCGGCGCTGAAGGCCGCCGGCATCAAGGTGATCCATAAATGCACCTCGGTGCGGCATTCGCTGAAAGCCGAAAAAATCGGCTGCGACGCCGTCAGCGTGGACGGCTTCGAATGCGGCGGTCATCCCGGCGAAGACGACATCCCGAACATGATCCTGTTGCCACGCGCGGCAGATGAACTGAAGATCCCGTTCGTCGCCTCGGGCGGCATGGCGGATGCGCGCAGCCTGGTCGCGGCGTTATCGATGGGCGCCGCCGGCATGAACATGGGCACGCGCTTCATCGCCACCAAGGAAGCGCCGGTCCATTCCAACGTCAAAAAGGCGCTGGTCGAGGCATCCGAGCTCGACACCGTGCTGGTGATGCGCGCGTTCCGCAACACCGAGCGCGTGCTGAAGAACAAGGGTGTCGATCACCTGCTCGAGATCGAGCGCGAGAGGGGCGCCAGCCTCAAAATCGAGGATATCCACGAGCAGGTCGCGGGCGTCTATCCCAAGGTGATGATCGACGGCGAGATGGATGCCGGCGCCTGGAGCTGCGGCATGGTGGCCGGGCTGATCTACGACATCCCGACGGTGAAAGAACTGATCGACCGCATCATGGCGGATGCCGAGCGGCTGATCCGCGAACGTCTGGCCGGATTCCTCGACGGCGTTGAGCAGTCAAAGGAGATGAAAGTCGTATGA
- a CDS encoding acetyl-CoA C-acyltransferase, with protein sequence MTTEAVIVSTARTGVSKAYRGALNNTDGPTLAGHVMAEAVKRAGIAPGEVEDVVMGCAMQQGTMVMNVARKGAIRAGLPVTVAGTTIDRQCASGLQAIAVAARSVMLDGVEIAIGGGIESISLVQNEHMNRFHAVDDELMAMKPEMYMSMLETAEVVAERYNIGRDLQDEYSLECQRRVGAALQGGRFNDEIVPFTTKMAVVDKDTKQVSYQQVTLSKDEGPRPDTTAEGLAKIKPVFEGKTISAGNASQLSDGASACVIMSDKIAARKGLKPLGIFRGFVAAGVEPDEMGVGPVAAIPRLLKRHGLKIDDIDLWELNEAYAVQVIYCRDKLGIDPDKLNVNGGSIAIGHPYGMTGSRLTGHLLIEGRRRKAKYGVVTMCIGGGMGAAGLFEILH encoded by the coding sequence ATGACCACTGAAGCAGTTATCGTTTCCACCGCCCGCACCGGCGTCAGCAAGGCCTATCGCGGCGCGCTCAATAACACCGACGGCCCGACCCTGGCGGGCCATGTGATGGCCGAAGCGGTGAAGCGCGCCGGCATCGCGCCCGGCGAGGTCGAGGACGTGGTGATGGGCTGCGCCATGCAGCAGGGCACCATGGTGATGAACGTCGCCCGCAAGGGCGCGATCCGCGCCGGCCTCCCGGTCACGGTCGCCGGCACCACAATTGACCGGCAGTGCGCCTCCGGCCTGCAGGCAATCGCGGTTGCCGCGCGCTCGGTCATGCTCGACGGCGTCGAGATCGCGATCGGCGGCGGCATCGAGTCGATCAGCCTGGTGCAGAACGAGCACATGAACCGCTTCCACGCCGTCGACGACGAGCTGATGGCGATGAAACCGGAAATGTACATGTCGATGCTGGAGACCGCCGAGGTCGTCGCCGAGCGCTATAACATCGGCCGCGATCTTCAGGACGAGTACTCCCTTGAGTGCCAGCGCCGCGTCGGCGCCGCACTGCAGGGCGGCCGCTTCAACGACGAAATCGTGCCGTTCACGACCAAGATGGCTGTGGTTGACAAAGACACCAAGCAGGTTTCCTACCAGCAGGTGACCTTGTCCAAGGACGAAGGCCCGCGGCCTGATACGACAGCGGAGGGACTTGCAAAAATCAAGCCGGTGTTCGAGGGCAAGACCATCAGCGCCGGCAATGCCAGCCAGCTCTCCGACGGCGCCTCGGCCTGCGTGATCATGAGCGACAAGATCGCCGCGCGGAAGGGCTTGAAGCCGCTCGGCATATTTCGTGGCTTCGTCGCCGCCGGCGTCGAGCCGGACGAGATGGGCGTCGGCCCGGTTGCCGCGATCCCGCGGCTCTTGAAGCGGCACGGCCTCAAGATCGACGACATCGATCTCTGGGAGCTCAACGAGGCCTATGCGGTGCAGGTGATCTATTGCCGCGACAAGCTCGGCATCGATCCCGACAAGCTCAACGTCAACGGTGGCTCGATCGCGATCGGCCATCCCTATGGCATGACCGGCTCGCGGTTGACCGGCCATCTCCTGATCGAGGGCCGGCGGCGCAAGGCGAAATACGGCGTGGTGACCATGTGCATCGGCGGCGGCATGGGCGCGGCGGGTTTGTTCGAAATCCTCCACTGA
- a CDS encoding antitoxin VbhA family protein, whose amino-acid sequence MSNGATSRQPLPPPSRSEAVRFSIASTIMEGQSVSEDMERLLHQWKEEAIDDDELMRRALEPEPALADEPVYTPGE is encoded by the coding sequence ATGAGCAACGGAGCAACCAGCAGGCAGCCGCTTCCTCCGCCAAGCCGGAGCGAGGCAGTTCGCTTTTCGATTGCCTCCACGATCATGGAAGGGCAGTCGGTCAGCGAGGATATGGAGCGGTTGCTCCACCAGTGGAAGGAAGAAGCGATCGACGACGACGAACTGATGCGTCGCGCTTTAGAGCCCGAACCTGCACTGGCTGACGAACCCGTCTACACGCCAGGTGAGTGA
- a CDS encoding nucleotidyltransferase domain-containing protein: protein MTIAERKARETARRRAAADLVMSEMKAFGTEHGGRFLIFGSAAEDRMKFDSDLDVVVDFPAERELEAYDFVEDACRRQDLPADIHLKSTSSNGFLDRIRNHMVQVP from the coding sequence GTGACCATTGCCGAGAGGAAGGCCCGTGAGACCGCAAGGCGTCGCGCCGCGGCCGACCTTGTCATGTCCGAGATGAAGGCATTCGGTACTGAACATGGCGGAAGGTTTCTCATCTTCGGCTCGGCTGCCGAGGACAGGATGAAGTTCGACAGCGACTTGGACGTTGTCGTCGACTTCCCGGCCGAGCGGGAATTGGAGGCATACGACTTCGTCGAGGACGCCTGCCGCAGGCAGGACCTTCCGGCCGACATCCATCTGAAATCCACCTCCAGCAATGGATTTTTGGATCGCATCCGCAATCACATGGTCCAGGTGCCATGA
- a CDS encoding iron-containing alcohol dehydrogenase, with the protein MDQVIFGKPAGQALCEEAERRDAKRVFLIVSRTLNTHTDEIEKIRKALGGRYAGTFDSVPQHTTRASAVEATAHAAEAKADLIVAVGGGSVVDAAKIVLMCLEHNITDESGLDGFELVSTPEGPRPGPFRAPKVRMIAIPSTLSGGEYNSGTLVTDSRRKLKQIFSHPLMMPLSIILDPEITRHTPQTLWLGSGTRAMDHGIEAVCSPRGNPLVESVCLRGLRYLYDGLQATKENPSNLEARQFCQLGSWMSAFGLQCRVPMGASHAIGHVLGGTCDVPHYLCTAVMMPSVLKYNQPVTDEAQRKIAEAWRAPPDARASDIFAQFIGRLGLPRHLSEVGVTKEKFELIGRNAMLSVFTRANPRVIKGPEDIVEILQLAA; encoded by the coding sequence ATGGATCAGGTGATCTTCGGCAAGCCGGCGGGCCAGGCCTTGTGCGAGGAGGCCGAGCGGCGCGATGCCAAGCGCGTCTTCCTCATCGTCAGCAGAACGCTGAACACGCATACCGACGAGATCGAGAAGATCCGTAAAGCGTTGGGTGGCAGATATGCCGGTACGTTCGATAGCGTCCCGCAACATACGACGCGAGCGTCGGCAGTGGAGGCAACCGCGCACGCCGCAGAGGCGAAAGCGGATTTGATCGTCGCCGTGGGGGGTGGATCCGTCGTCGATGCGGCCAAGATCGTCTTGATGTGTCTTGAACACAATATCACCGACGAATCCGGCCTCGATGGATTCGAACTGGTGTCGACGCCCGAGGGGCCGCGGCCCGGTCCATTTCGCGCTCCGAAGGTGAGGATGATCGCGATCCCGAGCACGCTGTCGGGTGGCGAGTATAATTCAGGGACGCTCGTTACGGACTCGCGCAGGAAGCTGAAGCAGATATTCAGCCATCCATTGATGATGCCGCTGTCGATCATCCTGGATCCGGAGATCACGCGGCACACCCCGCAGACCCTGTGGCTCGGATCAGGTACCCGCGCGATGGACCACGGGATCGAAGCGGTTTGCTCTCCGAGGGGCAACCCGCTAGTGGAAAGTGTGTGCCTGCGAGGCCTGCGGTATCTGTACGACGGTCTGCAGGCCACCAAGGAAAACCCGAGCAATTTGGAAGCACGGCAATTTTGCCAGCTCGGCTCCTGGATGTCTGCCTTCGGGCTGCAATGTCGCGTTCCCATGGGGGCCAGCCATGCGATCGGGCACGTGCTGGGCGGTACCTGCGATGTTCCGCATTATCTGTGTACGGCGGTCATGATGCCGAGCGTGCTAAAATACAATCAGCCCGTGACGGACGAGGCCCAAAGGAAAATCGCCGAGGCGTGGCGCGCGCCGCCGGACGCCAGGGCCAGCGACATCTTCGCCCAGTTCATCGGTCGATTGGGATTACCTCGCCATCTCTCGGAGGTCGGTGTGACCAAGGAGAAGTTTGAACTGATCGGTCGCAATGCGATGCTGTCGGTCTTCACCCGAGCCAACCCACGGGTCATCAAGGGTCCGGAAGATATCGTCGAGATTCTTCAACTTGCCGCATAG
- a CDS encoding ATP-binding domain-containing protein, translating into MTSAISAHRGGLVVNFVHPGQIPQCLTAVFDGDEHVFPAEDLVDLSLGYALTCHRAPGSEADYVIVALPPSRLLDPSWLYTAVTRARQQVIIVGLPETMQEALQRPYADERRTVGYTWRSFGSSGAPLQSRDIGAHRSGAS; encoded by the coding sequence TTGACGAGCGCGATCTCAGCGCATCGGGGTGGGTTGGTAGTCAACTTCGTCCATCCCGGCCAGATCCCGCAGTGTCTCACCGCCGTCTTCGACGGAGACGAACATGTCTTCCCGGCCGAGGATCTGGTCGACCTGTCGCTCGGCTACGCGCTGACCTGCCACCGGGCCCCGGGTTCGGAAGCGGACTACGTCATTGTCGCCTTGCCACCGAGCCGGCTGCTCGATCCGTCGTGGCTTTACACCGCGGTCACGCGCGCCCGACAGCAGGTCATCATCGTCGGGCTACCGGAGACAATGCAGGAAGCCTTGCAGCGGCCGTACGCCGACGAGCGCAGAACGGTGGGATATACTTGGAGGTCGTTCGGAAGCTCCGGGGCCCCACTACAATCTCGAGACATCGGCGCGCATCGATCAGGCGCGTCTTAG
- a CDS encoding TnsA endonuclease N-terminal domain-containing protein, which produces MSIHSALPLRTFDLHQVCYEGALERCCLVVGRLRPDILEVAEQPPAITYIDDAGRKRRHIFDFRFTTTDGKRLLAAVKPSALIAVSGIDRIVELVAEQISPSVADFLVLITEEKLSRVNLFNVQAVNMETRDLCAENDAALAKVIRKMNGQASIGELVEKSTLGGYGYDAVVRSVFAGQLRLVEYCKLDFDTLLTRAPKGNA; this is translated from the coding sequence ATGAGCATCCATTCTGCCTTACCACTGCGTACCTTCGACCTACACCAGGTCTGCTACGAGGGCGCTCTCGAGCGCTGCTGCTTGGTGGTTGGCAGGCTGCGACCGGATATCCTCGAAGTCGCCGAGCAGCCGCCCGCGATCACCTACATCGACGACGCTGGCCGCAAGCGCCGGCACATCTTCGATTTCCGCTTCACCACTACCGACGGCAAGCGTTTGCTTGCCGCGGTCAAGCCGTCCGCATTGATTGCGGTATCTGGCATCGACCGTATCGTCGAGCTCGTAGCCGAACAGATCTCGCCCTCGGTTGCGGACTTCCTCGTCCTCATCACCGAGGAGAAGCTCTCCCGGGTCAATCTCTTTAACGTGCAAGCCGTCAACATGGAGACTCGCGATCTTTGTGCCGAGAACGACGCGGCCCTCGCCAAGGTCATCCGCAAGATGAATGGCCAGGCTAGTATTGGCGAACTCGTCGAGAAATCGACCCTCGGCGGATATGGCTATGACGCCGTGGTCCGATCTGTCTTCGCCGGCCAACTTCGGCTTGTCGAATACTGCAAGCTCGATTTCGACACGCTGCTCACGCGCGCGCCGAAAGGCAACGCCTGA
- a CDS encoding acyl-CoA dehydrogenase family protein, translated as MDIQFTEEQELLRSSVQRLLRDQYDFDARRKIVASEEGLGRKQWEAFAELGLLAAPFSEDVGGLCGGPLSTMIIMQEFGRHLVVEPFVETVVLAGGLLEYTGSEEQKQGFIPDIIAGKKTWALAWTEKGSRFDLANVATTARREGGDHVLSGEKTAVIAAPWADYLIVSARTSGHRHDGSGVSLFVVDRRAANLDLQSFKTIDGRRAAEISLRHVRGQLLGKEGEGIAALEACRDRAIAALCAEAVGAMGEMNSATLEYAKTRKQFGTTIGSFQVLQHRMVDMFIAHQEALSLMQHLNLSLSAGDAGLSRLASGAKSKIGCAGRFIADQAVQLHGGMGMTDELNVGHYFKRISSINIQFGDPAFHMLRYAQLDAAA; from the coding sequence ATGGATATCCAGTTCACGGAAGAGCAGGAATTATTGCGATCCAGCGTCCAGCGCCTGTTGCGCGACCAGTATGATTTCGACGCGCGCCGCAAGATTGTCGCGAGCGAGGAGGGTCTCGGCCGCAAACAATGGGAGGCGTTTGCCGAGCTCGGCTTGCTCGCCGCGCCGTTCTCAGAGGACGTCGGCGGTCTCTGCGGCGGGCCGCTGTCGACCATGATCATCATGCAGGAATTCGGTCGTCACCTCGTGGTCGAGCCATTTGTGGAGACGGTGGTGCTCGCTGGCGGCCTGCTCGAGTACACGGGATCCGAGGAGCAGAAGCAGGGATTTATCCCCGACATCATCGCCGGCAAGAAGACATGGGCGCTGGCCTGGACCGAGAAGGGCTCGCGCTTCGATCTCGCCAACGTCGCGACCACGGCGCGACGCGAGGGCGGGGACCACGTGCTGAGCGGCGAAAAGACTGCGGTGATCGCCGCACCCTGGGCGGACTATCTGATCGTCTCCGCCCGCACCTCAGGTCATCGTCATGATGGTAGTGGCGTCAGCCTGTTCGTGGTCGATCGCCGTGCCGCGAATCTCGACCTGCAGAGCTTCAAGACCATCGATGGCCGCCGCGCGGCCGAAATCAGCCTGCGGCACGTGCGCGGCCAGTTGCTCGGCAAGGAAGGCGAGGGCATAGCCGCGCTGGAGGCCTGCCGCGACCGCGCCATCGCCGCGCTATGCGCCGAGGCGGTCGGTGCGATGGGCGAAATGAATTCCGCGACGCTGGAATACGCCAAGACCCGGAAACAGTTCGGCACCACGATCGGCTCCTTCCAGGTGCTGCAGCACCGGATGGTCGACATGTTTATCGCGCATCAGGAAGCGCTTTCGCTGATGCAACATCTCAATCTCAGCTTGAGCGCCGGCGATGCCGGCCTGTCGCGGCTCGCGTCGGGCGCCAAGTCGAAGATCGGCTGTGCAGGCAGGTTCATCGCCGACCAGGCGGTGCAGCTTCATGGCGGCATGGGCATGACCGATGAATTGAACGTCGGTCATTATTTCAAGCGGATTTCTTCCATCAACATCCAGTTCGGCGATCCTGCGTTTCATATGCTGCGATACGCGCAGCTGGACGCGGCCGCCTGA
- a CDS encoding AMP-binding protein: MTRHESPAVPEGIRFAPREVGIEKRPDGTLVLRSPIGFESPRWSILDFIPEWAEKAPQRAFLAQRGRDGEWQRISYAELWQRVQSVGQAMIDLGARRGDRLAILSGNSIEQAIVMFAAMSVGVVVAPISPNYSLMPGGLARLQDIATLLRPAFAFVQDSETYSGARKIPELASATWIAADQKAGSVSIQSLYSTRPGAEFEQAFRSIDREAAAKILFTSGSTGLPKGVINTHKMMASSLQMGALLVSPREAPVQVEWLPWHHTMGSNVILHGILKHGGTLYIDEGRPVPQLFHKTIANLKEISPTAMFNVPAGYTLLCEALETDQDLRTNFFRQLDRMSYAGAAISRTTLDKLYQLAKASTGRPIPVMSGYGTTETAPTIATTHWATDTPGELGLPVPGVELKLIPASDTYEARVRGPNVTPGYLGRPDLTSAAFDHEGFYRVGDTVSFIDPANPNRGLRFTGRVSENFKLANGTWVAVGNLRAAALAATHGVLRDAVIAGENRQSCAVLGWLNPVMARKHATNADGDLNCDPGVIAFLQQCLRLYNAGVGSSERICAFTLLDEPPSLAAGEITDKAYINQRAVLINRAPQMELIYSSEPCGQVIVI; encoded by the coding sequence ATGACTCGTCACGAATCTCCAGCTGTCCCTGAAGGCATCCGATTCGCGCCGCGAGAGGTCGGGATCGAGAAGCGCCCTGACGGAACGCTCGTACTGCGGTCCCCGATCGGGTTCGAAAGCCCGCGATGGTCGATCCTTGATTTTATCCCGGAGTGGGCGGAGAAGGCGCCGCAGCGCGCTTTTCTGGCCCAGCGCGGCCGCGACGGCGAGTGGCAGAGGATTTCCTATGCTGAACTCTGGCAAAGGGTGCAGTCGGTTGGGCAGGCCATGATCGATCTGGGCGCCAGGCGCGGCGACAGGCTTGCCATTTTGTCCGGCAATTCGATCGAGCAGGCAATCGTCATGTTCGCGGCGATGTCGGTCGGGGTCGTTGTAGCCCCGATATCTCCCAACTACTCGCTCATGCCGGGCGGCCTGGCTCGCTTGCAGGATATCGCAACGCTGCTTCGGCCCGCCTTCGCTTTCGTGCAGGATAGCGAGACCTATTCGGGCGCACGCAAGATTCCGGAGCTTGCGTCCGCGACGTGGATTGCGGCGGATCAGAAGGCTGGATCCGTGTCGATTCAGTCGCTTTATTCGACGCGTCCCGGCGCGGAGTTCGAGCAGGCCTTTCGTTCGATCGACCGGGAAGCCGCCGCCAAGATCCTGTTCACCTCGGGTTCGACCGGGCTTCCCAAAGGCGTGATCAACACCCACAAGATGATGGCGAGTTCGCTGCAGATGGGGGCGTTGCTCGTATCGCCGCGTGAAGCGCCGGTGCAGGTCGAATGGCTTCCGTGGCATCACACCATGGGAAGCAACGTCATCCTGCACGGCATTCTGAAGCATGGCGGCACGCTTTACATCGATGAGGGGCGTCCGGTCCCGCAATTGTTTCACAAGACGATTGCCAATTTGAAGGAAATATCGCCCACGGCCATGTTCAACGTGCCGGCGGGATACACGCTATTGTGCGAGGCGCTGGAAACCGACCAGGATCTGCGAACCAATTTTTTCCGGCAGCTCGACCGCATGAGTTACGCGGGCGCTGCGATATCACGGACCACGCTGGACAAGCTCTATCAGCTGGCGAAGGCATCGACGGGCAGGCCTATTCCGGTGATGTCGGGTTACGGCACCACCGAAACGGCGCCCACGATCGCCACCACGCACTGGGCAACCGACACGCCGGGTGAGTTGGGACTTCCGGTGCCCGGGGTGGAATTGAAGCTCATCCCCGCCAGCGACACCTATGAGGCCCGCGTGCGCGGCCCCAATGTGACGCCGGGCTATCTTGGCCGGCCGGATTTGACGTCGGCGGCCTTTGACCATGAAGGTTTCTACCGGGTCGGCGACACCGTGTCGTTCATCGATCCTGCCAACCCGAACCGCGGCTTGCGCTTCACCGGCAGGGTTTCCGAAAACTTCAAGCTCGCCAACGGGACATGGGTGGCTGTCGGCAATCTGCGCGCCGCGGCACTGGCCGCCACCCACGGTGTCTTGCGGGACGCCGTCATTGCCGGTGAAAATCGTCAATCTTGCGCCGTGCTGGGCTGGTTGAATCCGGTCATGGCTAGGAAGCACGCCACCAATGCCGACGGCGATCTCAATTGCGACCCGGGCGTGATCGCATTTCTCCAACAGTGCCTTCGGCTTTACAATGCCGGTGTCGGAAGCAGCGAGCGCATCTGCGCCTTCACGCTCCTTGACGAGCCGCCCTCGCTGGCGGCCGGCGAGATCACGGACAAGGCCTACATCAATCAACGCGCCGTCCTGATCAATCGGGCACCGCAGATGGAACTGATCTATTCGTCCGAGCCGTGCGGCCAGGTGATCGTCATTTAG